A single Pseudomonas brassicacearum DNA region contains:
- a CDS encoding IclR family transcriptional regulator produces the protein MSSLSKMLSVLDLFGPATLKIDPDTIAERMGLSRATVYRYVKDLCDAGLLVRVDAGSYGLGPRIIELDWMMRQYDPILVAGRELMHQLSEATGLAVFASVFYDGHIINTYIAEPNDTYQFAFGRGQPLPFFRGAQSKVLIAFQKGRRLQRLFEEHLANDPDNTYDWASFSKAAKKIRKDGYCLTHDELNQGLTGIAAPIINPGLDEVVGSLSAVGSTDSFKLLRQETVIEMVMDTTRRIAERMR, from the coding sequence CTGTTCGGCCCGGCAACGCTGAAGATCGACCCCGACACCATCGCCGAGCGCATGGGCTTGTCACGGGCGACCGTGTACCGCTACGTCAAGGATTTGTGTGATGCAGGCCTGCTGGTCCGAGTGGATGCCGGCAGCTACGGCCTGGGGCCACGCATCATCGAGCTTGACTGGATGATGCGCCAATACGACCCGATCCTCGTGGCGGGCCGCGAGTTGATGCACCAGTTGTCCGAAGCCACCGGCCTGGCCGTGTTCGCCAGCGTTTTCTATGACGGCCACATCATCAACACCTACATTGCCGAACCCAATGACACCTACCAGTTCGCATTCGGTCGCGGCCAGCCGCTACCGTTTTTTCGCGGTGCGCAATCCAAGGTGCTGATCGCCTTCCAAAAGGGACGCCGCCTGCAACGCCTGTTCGAAGAACACCTGGCCAACGACCCTGACAATACCTACGACTGGGCAAGCTTCTCCAAAGCGGCGAAAAAGATCCGCAAGGACGGCTATTGCCTGACCCACGATGAACTCAACCAAGGGCTCACCGGTATCGCGGCGCCGATCATCAACCCTGGGCTCGACGAGGTGGTGGGCAGCCTTTCAGCCGTCGGCAGCACCGACAGCTTCAAACTGCTGCGCCAGGAAACCGTGATTGAAATGGTGATGGACACCACCCGGCGGATTGCCGAGCGGATGCGCTGA
- a CDS encoding methyl-accepting chemotaxis protein, with protein MHTQYREVELAATALHEMSTNAQEVARHSHQAADAATVAENASRSGRELFANAVTSIDSLDRRLETTLEQVQALAGNSQHIGQVLDVICAIAQQTNLLALNAAIEAARAGEQGRGFAVVADEVRHLASNTQNSVEQIRTVIEALQQLSQEVVHSTQLSREQARDSVAQVEKTQAALQHISDAVEVIEHMNQQIASAALEQSAVVEDISHRVSDIRGISETLTGQMEQASQASHSLHAMANRQQQLVGHFRI; from the coding sequence ATGCACACGCAGTACCGGGAAGTCGAGCTGGCAGCGACCGCCCTGCATGAAATGAGCACCAACGCCCAGGAAGTCGCCCGTCACTCCCACCAGGCGGCCGATGCCGCCACCGTCGCCGAAAACGCCAGCCGATCGGGACGTGAATTGTTCGCCAACGCGGTCACCAGCATCGACAGCCTGGACCGGCGTCTGGAGACGACGCTTGAGCAAGTGCAGGCGCTGGCCGGCAACAGTCAACACATTGGCCAGGTGCTGGACGTGATCTGCGCCATTGCCCAGCAGACCAACCTGCTGGCCTTGAATGCCGCCATCGAAGCGGCCAGGGCCGGTGAACAGGGACGCGGCTTCGCGGTGGTGGCGGATGAAGTTCGCCATCTGGCCAGCAACACGCAGAACTCGGTCGAGCAGATACGCACCGTGATCGAAGCGTTACAACAGTTGAGCCAGGAAGTGGTGCACAGCACCCAATTGAGCCGCGAACAGGCCAGAGACAGCGTCGCTCAGGTCGAAAAGACCCAGGCGGCGCTGCAGCACATCAGCGATGCCGTGGAAGTGATCGAGCACATGAACCAGCAGATCGCCAGCGCGGCCCTGGAGCAAAGCGCCGTGGTGGAAGACATCAGCCATCGCGTCAGTGACATTCGAGGGATCAGCGAAACATTGACCGGCCAGATGGAACAAGCATCGCAGGCGAGCCACTCGCTGCATGCCATGGCCAACCGTCAACAGCAGTTGGTGGGGCATTTTCGGATCTAG
- a CDS encoding aminotransferase class III-fold pyridoxal phosphate-dependent enzyme, which produces MYEHYKTAPKKFWHPMSSSAPANRSKTLIIARGDGNYITDIEGHRMLDGVGGLWNVNVGHNRASVKAAIAAQLDELAYYQTFDGIAHPRVFDLAERLTSMFAQENMTRVLFSSGGSDAVETALKMARQYWIASGEPGRTRFLSLRNGYHGVHVGGTSVGGNGVYHYNHGPLLAGCHLLDTPWLYRNPWDCRDPEELTAHCIRQLEDQIALLGPQTIAALIAEPVQGAGGVIVPPAYYWKGLREVCDRHGILLIADEVVTGFGRTGCMLGSRGWGVAPDVLCLAKGITAGYIPMGATVFNQRMVDAIENGPGFSNVIMHGYTYSGHPTACAAALAVLDIVEAEDLPGNAGKVGAQLLEQLQPLTERYAVVGEVRGKGLMIAVDLVADKATREPLDPATGLASRIAEQARRAGVLMRPIGNKIVMSPPLTLTSDEAALMVGALDSALADCR; this is translated from the coding sequence ATGTACGAGCACTACAAGACAGCACCAAAAAAATTCTGGCACCCGATGAGTTCTTCGGCGCCGGCGAACCGCTCCAAGACGTTGATCATCGCCCGTGGCGACGGTAACTACATCACCGATATCGAAGGCCACCGCATGCTCGATGGTGTCGGCGGCTTGTGGAACGTGAACGTGGGCCATAACCGGGCTTCAGTGAAGGCGGCCATTGCCGCGCAGCTGGATGAACTGGCTTATTACCAGACCTTCGACGGCATCGCCCATCCGCGGGTGTTCGACCTGGCCGAGCGGCTGACGTCGATGTTCGCCCAGGAAAACATGACTCGGGTGTTGTTCAGTTCCGGCGGTTCGGATGCGGTCGAGACGGCCCTGAAAATGGCCCGCCAATACTGGATCGCCAGCGGCGAGCCAGGGCGCACGCGCTTTCTGTCATTGCGCAATGGCTACCATGGCGTGCACGTGGGCGGCACCTCGGTGGGCGGCAACGGCGTGTATCACTACAACCACGGGCCGCTGCTGGCTGGCTGTCATCTGCTCGACACGCCGTGGCTGTACCGCAACCCCTGGGACTGCCGCGATCCGGAAGAACTGACCGCTCACTGCATTCGTCAGTTGGAAGACCAGATCGCACTGCTCGGCCCGCAGACCATTGCCGCGCTGATCGCCGAACCGGTGCAAGGCGCCGGCGGCGTGATCGTGCCGCCGGCGTACTACTGGAAGGGGCTGCGCGAAGTCTGCGACCGCCACGGCATCCTGTTGATCGCCGATGAAGTGGTGACGGGTTTCGGCCGCACCGGCTGCATGCTCGGCAGTCGTGGCTGGGGTGTCGCCCCTGACGTACTGTGCCTGGCCAAGGGCATCACCGCCGGTTACATCCCCATGGGCGCCACGGTCTTCAACCAGCGCATGGTCGATGCCATCGAGAACGGCCCGGGTTTCAGCAACGTAATCATGCACGGCTACACCTACAGCGGGCATCCGACTGCCTGCGCGGCGGCCCTGGCGGTGCTGGACATCGTCGAGGCCGAGGATTTGCCGGGCAACGCCGGGAAGGTCGGTGCCCAGTTGCTGGAGCAACTGCAACCGCTGACCGAACGTTATGCAGTGGTGGGCGAAGTGCGCGGCAAGGGCTTGATGATCGCCGTGGACCTGGTGGCGGACAAGGCCACGCGCGAGCCGCTTGACCCTGCTACGGGCCTGGCCTCGCGCATCGCCGAGCAGGCGCGCCGGGCCGGCGTACTGATGCGCCCGATAGGCAACAAAATCGTGATGTCGCCACCGCTGACCCTCACCTCTGACGAGGCCGCCCTGATGGTCGGCGCGTTGGACAGTGCGCTCGCCGACTGCCGCTAG
- a CDS encoding aldehyde dehydrogenase family protein, with protein MHDYQMLINGARVDGENGHFDVLNPATGTVFARCAAGSLAQLDLAVEAAQSAFVEWRHSTHEDRRQRLLSIAADLEQEAEALARLIVLEQGKPLELAFCEVMGAVAWTRYAAEQQIPVELVEETPTQRIELHRKPLGVVASITPWNWPLMIAVWHIMPALRAGNCVISKPSSLTPLSTLRLVEVIARHVPRGVINSVTGEQGFGSAITSHAGIQKIVFTGSTATGQSVMRGAAGNLKRLTLELGGNDAAIVLPGTSVEAVAEDIFQAAFLNMGQTCAALKRLYIHQSQYEAFAEALTQIARRQVVGDGLAPGVTFGPVQNLEQLALVEELVADARAQGARVLCGGARLDRPGFFYPPTLVADVTDGQRLVDEEQFGPVLPLIAYQDVEDVLRRANAGDMGLGGSVWGRDSEQAQALASRLECGMAWVNCHAQIQPNTPFGGSKMSGFGVEFGLEGLLEFTGQQLLYVRKRETE; from the coding sequence ATGCACGATTATCAAATGCTCATCAATGGGGCTCGGGTCGACGGTGAGAACGGGCACTTTGATGTGCTCAATCCGGCGACCGGTACGGTGTTCGCTCGATGCGCGGCCGGTTCCCTGGCCCAGCTGGACCTGGCCGTCGAAGCGGCGCAGTCGGCCTTTGTCGAATGGCGACACAGCACCCACGAAGATCGCCGCCAGCGCCTGCTGAGCATCGCTGCCGATCTCGAACAGGAAGCCGAGGCGTTGGCCCGGCTCATTGTCCTGGAACAGGGCAAGCCGCTGGAATTGGCGTTCTGCGAGGTGATGGGCGCGGTGGCCTGGACGCGCTATGCCGCCGAGCAGCAGATTCCCGTGGAGTTGGTGGAAGAAACCCCGACCCAGCGTATTGAACTGCACCGCAAGCCGTTGGGCGTGGTCGCGTCGATCACGCCCTGGAATTGGCCGTTGATGATCGCCGTCTGGCACATCATGCCGGCCTTGCGGGCCGGCAATTGCGTGATCAGCAAACCGTCAAGCCTGACCCCCTTGAGCACCCTGCGCCTGGTGGAAGTCATCGCTCGCCACGTGCCTCGGGGCGTGATCAATAGCGTGACCGGTGAGCAAGGGTTCGGCAGTGCGATCACCTCCCATGCCGGTATCCAAAAGATAGTCTTCACCGGCTCCACCGCCACCGGCCAAAGCGTGATGCGCGGCGCCGCCGGCAACCTCAAGCGCCTGACCCTGGAGCTGGGCGGTAACGATGCCGCCATCGTACTGCCAGGCACCTCGGTCGAGGCGGTCGCCGAAGATATTTTCCAGGCCGCATTCCTGAACATGGGGCAGACCTGCGCCGCCCTCAAGCGCTTGTACATCCACCAATCCCAGTACGAGGCCTTTGCCGAGGCCCTGACCCAGATCGCCAGGCGTCAGGTGGTAGGTGACGGCCTGGCGCCCGGGGTCACGTTTGGCCCGGTGCAGAACCTCGAACAGCTGGCGCTGGTGGAGGAACTGGTGGCGGATGCCCGTGCCCAGGGGGCGCGTGTGTTGTGCGGCGGTGCTCGTCTGGACCGCCCGGGCTTTTTCTATCCACCCACGCTGGTCGCCGATGTGACCGATGGGCAGCGCCTGGTGGATGAGGAGCAGTTCGGGCCGGTTTTGCCGCTGATTGCCTACCAGGATGTCGAGGATGTCCTGCGTCGCGCCAATGCTGGCGACATGGGCCTGGGTGGATCGGTCTGGGGACGCGACAGCGAGCAGGCACAGGCCCTGGCCAGTCGCCTGGAATGTGGCATGGCCTGGGTCAACTGCCATGCGCAGATCCAGCCGAATACGCCGTTTGGCGGCAGCAAGATGTCCGGGTTCGGCGTCGAGTTCGGCCTTGAAGGGTTGCTGGAGTTCACCGGCCAGCAACTGCTGTACGTACGCAAGCGTGAAACAGAGTGA
- a CDS encoding efflux RND transporter periplasmic adaptor subunit, whose amino-acid sequence MSKIPFVALGLLVGALLLSGCDSASPPQASAPLASVRVETVQARPLSISNELSGRIAAPRVAEVRARVAGVVLQQVFREGRDVKQGEVLFRIDPAPFKADLDSAQAALRKAEANAFQARLQAQRYAQLIDDKAISGQDYDNARASVRQTAADVAANKAAVERAKLNLGYATVTAPISGRIGRALVTEGALVGQNESTPLALIQQLDPIYADLTQSTRELNNLRRAFRTGLLQAVGQGQAKATLIQDDGSPYPLPGKLLFTDLSVDPSTGQITLRSEFPNPDLDLLPGSFIRVRLEQAVNSQGITVPQRAILRDSAGVAQVLLLDAEQKVSQQPVQLGAVQDDRWVVTQGLKPGDRIVIEGLQHARPGEQVRIDDSPLPLAQVPGPQAGH is encoded by the coding sequence ATGTCCAAGATTCCTTTCGTCGCACTGGGCCTGTTGGTCGGGGCACTATTGCTCAGTGGCTGTGATAGCGCCTCGCCCCCGCAAGCATCCGCCCCGCTGGCAAGCGTGCGTGTCGAAACCGTCCAGGCCCGGCCACTGTCGATCAGCAACGAGCTGAGCGGCCGCATCGCCGCACCGCGGGTGGCCGAAGTCCGGGCCCGGGTGGCCGGTGTGGTCTTGCAGCAGGTGTTTCGTGAAGGCCGCGACGTCAAACAGGGCGAGGTGCTATTTCGCATCGATCCGGCGCCCTTCAAGGCCGACCTGGACAGTGCCCAGGCCGCGTTGCGCAAGGCCGAGGCCAATGCATTCCAGGCCCGCTTGCAGGCGCAGCGCTACGCCCAATTGATCGATGACAAGGCGATCAGTGGCCAGGATTACGACAACGCCCGGGCCAGCGTGCGCCAGACCGCCGCCGACGTCGCTGCCAACAAGGCCGCGGTGGAACGGGCGAAGCTGAACCTGGGGTACGCCACGGTGACCGCGCCGATTTCCGGGCGTATCGGTCGCGCCCTGGTAACGGAAGGCGCCCTGGTGGGGCAGAACGAAAGCACGCCGTTGGCGCTGATCCAGCAACTGGACCCGATCTACGCCGACCTCACCCAATCGACCCGCGAACTCAATAACCTGCGCCGCGCCTTTCGCACAGGGCTTTTGCAAGCGGTCGGCCAGGGCCAGGCCAAGGCCACGTTGATTCAGGACGATGGCAGCCCCTATCCGCTGCCCGGCAAATTGCTGTTCACCGACCTCAGCGTCGACCCGAGCACCGGCCAGATCACCCTGCGCAGCGAATTCCCCAACCCCGACCTGGACCTGCTGCCCGGCAGCTTCATTCGCGTGCGCCTGGAACAGGCGGTCAACAGCCAGGGCATCACCGTGCCGCAACGGGCGATCCTGCGCGACAGCGCCGGAGTTGCCCAGGTATTGCTGCTGGACGCCGAGCAGAAGGTCAGCCAACAACCGGTGCAACTGGGCGCCGTGCAAGACGATCGCTGGGTCGTCACGCAGGGTTTGAAACCCGGCGACCGCATCGTCATCGAAGGCCTGCAACACGCCCGCCCCGGCGAGCAAGTCCGGATCGACGATTCCCCACTTCCCCTCGCCCAGGTTCCCGGGCCACAGGCAGGACATTAA
- a CDS encoding APC family permease — translation MSVSFPISSSTELKRGALGVGFIIFFVISAASPLSVIAGGFPIGIMLGNGAGTPALLLLALLVLLAFSAGYTAMSRHMTNAGGFYAFTSRGLGGLAGGAAGVLAMFAYNILQVGLYGMFGGVVSGTMASVFGLDLPWWAYSLLAMASIAILGYRKIDLSARVLSVVVIAEYLAILTLDFAILKTGGDSGINFASFEPSHVFSGTPSIGLLFCFAAFIGFEATTIYGEEARNPHRTIPIATYSSVLLIGGFYALSVWAMVIGVGADKIVPALQALQDPTTFIYGMSDHFVGPHLTQIIRVLFMVSIYAGLLAFHNAAARYFYAIGRDGLLHSRLGTTHRVHQSPHMGSVLQSLIAAVVVLIFAALDADPILQLFAWFSNLATLCVILLMALTSAAVFVYFRAHPELKVGFWRGRILPGFSCLALLVVLALAVIHFDVLTGASQLLSYGLCAVIPVALIVGVFLAVRLRKASPERFMALGSHKL, via the coding sequence ATGAGTGTATCTTTCCCGATCAGCAGCTCGACGGAGTTGAAGCGCGGCGCCTTGGGTGTCGGTTTCATCATCTTCTTTGTGATTTCGGCGGCGAGTCCCTTGAGCGTCATCGCCGGCGGTTTCCCCATTGGCATCATGCTGGGCAACGGCGCTGGTACACCGGCATTGCTGCTCCTGGCCTTGCTGGTGTTACTGGCGTTTTCGGCGGGCTACACGGCCATGTCCCGCCACATGACCAACGCCGGTGGTTTTTATGCCTTCACCTCCCGCGGCCTGGGTGGCCTGGCCGGCGGTGCGGCGGGGGTGTTGGCGATGTTTGCCTACAACATTCTCCAGGTCGGCCTGTACGGCATGTTCGGCGGGGTGGTCAGCGGCACGATGGCCAGCGTCTTTGGCCTGGACTTGCCGTGGTGGGCGTATTCGCTCCTGGCGATGGCGAGCATCGCGATTCTTGGCTATCGCAAGATCGATCTATCGGCCCGAGTGCTGTCGGTGGTGGTCATTGCCGAATATCTGGCGATCCTGACACTGGATTTCGCCATCCTTAAAACCGGTGGCGACAGCGGCATCAATTTCGCTTCGTTCGAGCCCAGCCATGTATTCAGCGGTACGCCATCGATCGGCTTGCTGTTCTGCTTCGCGGCGTTCATCGGCTTCGAGGCCACGACCATCTACGGCGAAGAGGCGAGGAATCCGCATCGTACGATTCCCATTGCCACCTACAGTTCGGTGCTGTTGATCGGTGGTTTCTATGCCCTGTCGGTCTGGGCGATGGTGATTGGCGTCGGGGCGGACAAGATCGTGCCGGCCCTGCAGGCGCTGCAAGATCCGACCACATTCATCTACGGTATGTCCGATCATTTTGTCGGCCCGCACCTGACCCAGATCATCCGTGTGCTGTTCATGGTCAGCATCTACGCCGGACTGCTGGCGTTCCACAATGCCGCGGCCCGTTACTTCTATGCCATCGGCCGTGATGGTTTGCTGCACAGCCGGTTGGGCACCACCCATCGCGTGCACCAGAGTCCGCACATGGGCTCGGTCCTGCAAAGTCTGATCGCGGCGGTGGTGGTGTTGATCTTCGCCGCGCTGGACGCCGATCCGATCCTTCAGCTGTTCGCCTGGTTTTCCAACCTGGCCACGCTGTGCGTGATCCTGCTCATGGCGCTGACCTCAGCGGCGGTGTTTGTCTATTTTCGAGCTCATCCGGAGCTGAAGGTGGGGTTCTGGCGCGGTCGGATTCTTCCGGGCTTTTCGTGCCTGGCATTGCTGGTGGTCCTGGCTCTTGCGGTGATTCATTTCGACGTGCTGACGGGCGCCAGCCAGCTCTTGTCCTATGGCCTCTGCGCTGTGATTCCCGTCGCGCTGATCGTCGGCGTGTTCCTCGCTGTTCGATTGCGCAAGGCCTCGCCCGAGCGGTTCATGGCGCTGGGAAGCCACAAGCTCTAA